One region of Alosa sapidissima isolate fAloSap1 chromosome 1, fAloSap1.pri, whole genome shotgun sequence genomic DNA includes:
- the LOC121713281 gene encoding uncharacterized protein LOC121713281 isoform X2 has product MMYTNIRNIERAQKKRVKTVENVTGLKISFCCESFKPCADHSDGGCEMSVGTWVKDQPCSGETNTTEQNISYWLCETQTDLTNLFGNGSVVDPLEVSLLVQIDSPSARNVTNHYHLKNASSLISSETHQGLFHCCMSPNETQNLLQNSTPTPHHCLLHVQRRNQTETFYFPHQMKGNGQCLSQRVWLALVLVVISITVVTVVYQTLCRTLLLKRRVERLPDSADQPCRRLTIRRSTSCADIPDLALPPRGSAGDVFSEVSPQEEAEDNIWPSLLPNETLLKVYRCRKGLSPIREVENHEVSGEVQECGGSLLLNQDFSHSQWGPLSQLHHRGHPPPLSLMSVTREDEEDWYN; this is encoded by the exons ATGATGTACACCAACATCAGAAACATAGAACGAGCCCAGAAGAAGAGAGTAAAAACAGTCGAGAATGTTACAG GGTTAAAGATATCCTTCTGCTGTGAGAGCTTCAAGCCTTGCGCAGACCACTCTGATGGTGGGTGTGAGATGTCAGTGGGCACGTGGGTGAAGGACCAACCCTGCAGTGGAGAGACAAATACCACAGAGCAGAACATCTCATACTGGCTGTGTGAAACACAGACCGACCTAACAAATCTCTTTGGAAATGGCTCTGTTGTAG ACCCACTGGAAGTGTCTCTCTTGGTCCAGATTGACAGTCCCTCAGCACGTAATGTGACCAACCATTATCATTTGAAAAATGCCAGTTCTCTTATAAGCTCAGAAACCCATCAGGGGCTCTTCCACTGCTGTATGAGCCCCAATGAAACCCAGAACCTCCTACAGAATAGCACTCCTACTCCACATCACTGTCTCCTACATGTTCAACGAAGAAATCAGACAGAAACCTTTTACTTCCCTCATCAAATGAAAG GAAATGGACAATGTCTGAGCCAGCGTGTGTGGCTTGCTCTTGTCCTTGTTGTGATATCTATAACGGTGGTGACTGTTGTTTATCAGACTCTCTGCAGGACACTGCTTCTGAAGA GGAGAGTTGAGCGTCTTCCTGACAGTGCAGACCAACCTTGTCGTCGACTCACCATCAGAAGAAGTACAT CATGTGCTGACATACCAGATCTGGCATTACCACCCAGAGGCTCCGCAG GAGATGTGTTCTCTGAAGTCTCACCCCAGGAGGAAGCAGAAGATAACATCTGGCCTTCCCTCCTTCCTAATG AGACACTTCTTAAAGTCTACAGGTGTAGGAAAG GACTCTCACCTATTCGTGAAGTTGAAAATCATGAAGTCAGTGGCGAGGTACAAG AATGTGGGGGCTCACTGCTGCTGAACCAagacttcagtcacagtcagtGGGGACCACTGT CTCAGCTGCACCACCGTGGACACCCACCACCCCTCAGTTTGATGTCTGTCACacgagaggatgaggaggactgGTATAACTGA
- the LOC121713281 gene encoding uncharacterized protein LOC121713281 isoform X4, giving the protein MTCAALTKLLVVILVAFILCLPEFFSPRGLKISFCCESFKPCADHSDGGCEMSVGTWVKDQPCSGETNTTEQNISYWLCETQTDLTNLFGNGSVVDPLEVSLLVQIDSPSARNVTNHYHLKNASSLISSETHQGLFHCCMSPNETQNLLQNSTPTPHHCLLHVQRRNQTETFYFPHQMKGNGQCLSQRVWLALVLVVISITVVTVVYQTLCRTLLLKRRVERLPDSADQPCRRLTIRRSTSCADIPDLALPPRGSAGDVFSEVSPQEEAEDNIWPSLLPNETLLKVYRCRKGYFEQDSHLFVKLKIMKSVARYKLSCTTVDTHHPSV; this is encoded by the exons ATGACATGTGCCGCACTTACCAAACTCCTCGTGGTCATTCTCGTGGCATTCATCCTGTGCCTGCCAGAGTTCTTCTCTCCCCGAG GGTTAAAGATATCCTTCTGCTGTGAGAGCTTCAAGCCTTGCGCAGACCACTCTGATGGTGGGTGTGAGATGTCAGTGGGCACGTGGGTGAAGGACCAACCCTGCAGTGGAGAGACAAATACCACAGAGCAGAACATCTCATACTGGCTGTGTGAAACACAGACCGACCTAACAAATCTCTTTGGAAATGGCTCTGTTGTAG ACCCACTGGAAGTGTCTCTCTTGGTCCAGATTGACAGTCCCTCAGCACGTAATGTGACCAACCATTATCATTTGAAAAATGCCAGTTCTCTTATAAGCTCAGAAACCCATCAGGGGCTCTTCCACTGCTGTATGAGCCCCAATGAAACCCAGAACCTCCTACAGAATAGCACTCCTACTCCACATCACTGTCTCCTACATGTTCAACGAAGAAATCAGACAGAAACCTTTTACTTCCCTCATCAAATGAAAG GAAATGGACAATGTCTGAGCCAGCGTGTGTGGCTTGCTCTTGTCCTTGTTGTGATATCTATAACGGTGGTGACTGTTGTTTATCAGACTCTCTGCAGGACACTGCTTCTGAAGA GGAGAGTTGAGCGTCTTCCTGACAGTGCAGACCAACCTTGTCGTCGACTCACCATCAGAAGAAGTACAT CATGTGCTGACATACCAGATCTGGCATTACCACCCAGAGGCTCCGCAG GAGATGTGTTCTCTGAAGTCTCACCCCAGGAGGAAGCAGAAGATAACATCTGGCCTTCCCTCCTTCCTAATG AGACACTTCTTAAAGTCTACAGGTGTAGGAAAG GATACTTTGAACAGGACTCTCACCTATTCGTGAAGTTGAAAATCATGAAGTCAGTGGCGAGGTACAAG CTCAGCTGCACCACCGTGGACACCCACCACCCCTCAGTTTGA
- the LOC121713281 gene encoding uncharacterized protein LOC121713281 isoform X3: MTCAALTKLLVVILVAFILCLPEFFSPRGLKISFCCESFKPCADHSDGGCEMSVGTWVKDQPCSGETNTTEQNISYWLCETQTDLTNLFGNGSVVDPLEVSLLVQIDSPSARNVTNHYHLKNASSLISSETHQGLFHCCMSPNETQNLLQNSTPTPHHCLLHVQRRNQTETFYFPHQMKGNGQCLSQRVWLALVLVVISITVVTVVYQTLCRTLLLKRRVERLPDSADQPCRRLTIRRSTSCADIPDLALPPRGSAGDVFSEVSPQEEAEDNIWPSLLPNETLLKVYRCRKGLSPIREVENHEVSGEVQAQLHHRGHPPPLSLMSVTREDEEDWYN; encoded by the exons ATGACATGTGCCGCACTTACCAAACTCCTCGTGGTCATTCTCGTGGCATTCATCCTGTGCCTGCCAGAGTTCTTCTCTCCCCGAG GGTTAAAGATATCCTTCTGCTGTGAGAGCTTCAAGCCTTGCGCAGACCACTCTGATGGTGGGTGTGAGATGTCAGTGGGCACGTGGGTGAAGGACCAACCCTGCAGTGGAGAGACAAATACCACAGAGCAGAACATCTCATACTGGCTGTGTGAAACACAGACCGACCTAACAAATCTCTTTGGAAATGGCTCTGTTGTAG ACCCACTGGAAGTGTCTCTCTTGGTCCAGATTGACAGTCCCTCAGCACGTAATGTGACCAACCATTATCATTTGAAAAATGCCAGTTCTCTTATAAGCTCAGAAACCCATCAGGGGCTCTTCCACTGCTGTATGAGCCCCAATGAAACCCAGAACCTCCTACAGAATAGCACTCCTACTCCACATCACTGTCTCCTACATGTTCAACGAAGAAATCAGACAGAAACCTTTTACTTCCCTCATCAAATGAAAG GAAATGGACAATGTCTGAGCCAGCGTGTGTGGCTTGCTCTTGTCCTTGTTGTGATATCTATAACGGTGGTGACTGTTGTTTATCAGACTCTCTGCAGGACACTGCTTCTGAAGA GGAGAGTTGAGCGTCTTCCTGACAGTGCAGACCAACCTTGTCGTCGACTCACCATCAGAAGAAGTACAT CATGTGCTGACATACCAGATCTGGCATTACCACCCAGAGGCTCCGCAG GAGATGTGTTCTCTGAAGTCTCACCCCAGGAGGAAGCAGAAGATAACATCTGGCCTTCCCTCCTTCCTAATG AGACACTTCTTAAAGTCTACAGGTGTAGGAAAG GACTCTCACCTATTCGTGAAGTTGAAAATCATGAAGTCAGTGGCGAGGTACAAG CTCAGCTGCACCACCGTGGACACCCACCACCCCTCAGTTTGATGTCTGTCACacgagaggatgaggaggactgGTATAACTGA
- the LOC121713281 gene encoding uncharacterized protein LOC121713281 isoform X5, with protein sequence MSVGTWVKDQPCSGETNTTEQNISYWLCETQTDLTNLFGNGSVVDPLEVSLLVQIDSPSARNVTNHYHLKNASSLISSETHQGLFHCCMSPNETQNLLQNSTPTPHHCLLHVQRRNQTETFYFPHQMKGNGQCLSQRVWLALVLVVISITVVTVVYQTLCRTLLLKRRVERLPDSADQPCRRLTIRRSTSCADIPDLALPPRGSAGDVFSEVSPQEEAEDNIWPSLLPNETLLKVYRCRKGLSPIREVENHEVSGEVQECGGSLLLNQDFSHSQWGPLSQLHHRGHPPPLSLMSVTREDEEDWYN encoded by the exons ATGTCAGTGGGCACGTGGGTGAAGGACCAACCCTGCAGTGGAGAGACAAATACCACAGAGCAGAACATCTCATACTGGCTGTGTGAAACACAGACCGACCTAACAAATCTCTTTGGAAATGGCTCTGTTGTAG ACCCACTGGAAGTGTCTCTCTTGGTCCAGATTGACAGTCCCTCAGCACGTAATGTGACCAACCATTATCATTTGAAAAATGCCAGTTCTCTTATAAGCTCAGAAACCCATCAGGGGCTCTTCCACTGCTGTATGAGCCCCAATGAAACCCAGAACCTCCTACAGAATAGCACTCCTACTCCACATCACTGTCTCCTACATGTTCAACGAAGAAATCAGACAGAAACCTTTTACTTCCCTCATCAAATGAAAG GAAATGGACAATGTCTGAGCCAGCGTGTGTGGCTTGCTCTTGTCCTTGTTGTGATATCTATAACGGTGGTGACTGTTGTTTATCAGACTCTCTGCAGGACACTGCTTCTGAAGA GGAGAGTTGAGCGTCTTCCTGACAGTGCAGACCAACCTTGTCGTCGACTCACCATCAGAAGAAGTACAT CATGTGCTGACATACCAGATCTGGCATTACCACCCAGAGGCTCCGCAG GAGATGTGTTCTCTGAAGTCTCACCCCAGGAGGAAGCAGAAGATAACATCTGGCCTTCCCTCCTTCCTAATG AGACACTTCTTAAAGTCTACAGGTGTAGGAAAG GACTCTCACCTATTCGTGAAGTTGAAAATCATGAAGTCAGTGGCGAGGTACAAG AATGTGGGGGCTCACTGCTGCTGAACCAagacttcagtcacagtcagtGGGGACCACTGT CTCAGCTGCACCACCGTGGACACCCACCACCCCTCAGTTTGATGTCTGTCACacgagaggatgaggaggactgGTATAACTGA
- the fam114a1 gene encoding protein NOXP20 isoform X1 codes for MSQTNAGEDASSISDFVLSEDMGPPKDKTSSEQDIPSCVDDTAPPINPKPSLAGDEPQETDYHDEGNSASMPLYPQDDQPGTEAEGQVAECRESVNLEPDGSEEPEPSVDTAGKSWGGWGVWGKSLLTSATSTVGQSLSSVREKAGVALRLPQASLCEEAEEAAGSCAEGSRPEELTPPSTLASLPAKGVFSTITSAVQNTGKSVISGGLDALEFIGKKTMTVLAESDPGFKKTKTLMQKTVSLSQMLKEAKERERERLGNQLVSEPTAHYSILFDDYQGLSHLEALEILSNESEAKVQAVLSNLGEDELDKLKTELVAIKEIFIKRDEEEEAPALEENGDLLSSQIGSTTHFSNGEEFVSVLTELLFELHVAATPDKLNKARVRAHDWVKEVEQPVAMEAVEEAVVEEKSEESAPSTDSGENVEEGSVSSEGKNEERRETQEDASDCVEHVYLSSVGSLAEVTARSIEQLHKVAELILHGQDLEKAASEQASILVRLTLAMCKEVDCLARKFCDTLLSMGCHRKAEELNPLVDSVTLEGSNSTTYIHNAFQLLLPILQISHIQISRTKQHPDTVSTD; via the exons ATGTCACAGACCAATGCTGGGGAGGATGCCTCCTCTATCTCTGACTTTGTATTATCCGAAGACATGGGCCCACCCAAAGACAAGACTTCTTCAGAGCAGGATATTCCTTCTTGTGTAGATGACACAGCTCCTCCCATAAATCCAAAACCTTCACTGGCTGGAGATGAACCACAAGAGACTGATTACCATGATGAGGGCAACTCCGCTAGTATGCCACTATATCCTCAGGATGACCAGCCAGGCACTGAGGCTGAGGGTCAGGTAGCTGAATGCAGAGAGTCTGTGAACTTGGAACCTGATGGATCAGAGGAACCTGAG CCATCCGTGGACACTGCAGGCAAAAGTTGGGGAggctggggtgtgtgggggaagTCCCTTCTGACTAGTGCTACCTCCACTGTTG GCCAGAGCCTGAGTTCAGTGCGAGAGAAAGCGGGTGTGGCCCTGCGCCTGCCACAGGCTTCTTTGTGTGAAGAGGCCGAGGAGGCCGCAGGGTCCTGTGCTGAAGGCAGCAGACCAGAGGAGCTCACTCCACCCTCCACCTTGGCCTCTCTGCCGGCCAAAGGCGTGTTCTCCACCATCACCAGCGCTGTGCAGAACACT GGCAAGTCTGTGATTTCTGGTGGCCTGGATGCTTTGGAATTCATTGGGAAGAAAACCATGACCGTCTTAGCAGAGAGCGACCCGGGCTTTAAGAAGACCAAGACCCTGATGCAGAAGACTGTGTCATTGTCTCAG ATGCTGAAGGAGGCAAAGGAGCGAGAACGGGAAAGATTAGGCAATCAGTTGGTGTCTGAACCAACAGCCCACTATAGCATCCTGTTTGATGACTATCAGGGACTGTCTCACTTGGAAGCTCTAGAGATCCTGTCCAATGAGAGTGAGGCCAAG gtgcagGCTGTACTGTCCAACCTGGGAGAGGATGAGTTAGATAAACTGAAGACAGAACTGGTTGCTATAAAGGAGATCTTCATCAaaagagatgaagaggaagaggccCCAGCACTAGAGGAAAACGGTGATCTACTTTCTTCCCAAATAGGCTCCACCACCCACTTCT CTAATGGGGAAGAATTCGTCAGTGTTCTCACAGAGCTTCTCTTTGAGCTCCATGTAGCTGCCACACCAGATAAACTCAACAAG GCACGGGTCAGGGCACATGACTGGGTGAAGGAGGTGGAGCAGCCTGTTGCCATGGAGGCTGTTGAGGAAGCTGTTGTAGAAGAGAAAAGTGAGGAGTCCGCCCCCTCCACAGACTCAGGAGAGAATGTGGAAGAAGGAAGCGTTTCTAGCGAAGGAAagaatgaggagaggagagagacccaAGAGGATGCTTCTGACTGCGTGGAG CACGTGTACCTGTCCTCAGTGGGTAGCTTGGCTGAAGTGACAGCACGCAGCATAGAGCAACTTCATAAGGTGGCAGAATTAATCCTCCATGGACAAGACTTGGAGAAAGCAGCGAGTGAGCAAGCCTCCATACTTGTcag GTTGACATTGGCTATGTGTAAGGAGGTGGACTGCCTTGCCAGAAAGTTCTGTGATACTTTACTTAGTATGGGG TGTCACAGAAAAGCAGAAGAGTTGAACCCCCTTGTGGATAGTGTGACTCTGGAG GGTTCAAACAGCACCACCTACATCCACAATGCCTTCCAGCTGCTGCTGCCAATCCTGCAGATATCACACATCCAAATCAGCAGGACCAAACAGCATCCAGATACAGTCAGCACAGACTAG
- the fam114a1 gene encoding protein NOXP20 isoform X2: MSQTNAGEDASSISDFVLSEDMGPPKDKTSSEQDIPSCVDDTAPPINPKPSLAGDEPQETDYHDEGNSASMPLYPQDDQPGTEAEGQVAECRESVNLEPDGSEEPEPSVDTAGKSWGGWGVWGKSLLTSATSTVGQSLSSVREKAGVALRLPQASLCEEAEEAAGSCAEGSRPEELTPPSTLASLPAKGVFSTITSAVQNTGKSVISGGLDALEFIGKKTMTVLAESDPGFKKTKTLMQKTVSLSQMLKEAKERERERLGNQLVSEPTAHYSILFDDYQGLSHLEALEILSNESEAKVQAVLSNLGEDELDKLKTELVAIKEIFIKRDEEEEAPALEENANGEEFVSVLTELLFELHVAATPDKLNKARVRAHDWVKEVEQPVAMEAVEEAVVEEKSEESAPSTDSGENVEEGSVSSEGKNEERRETQEDASDCVEHVYLSSVGSLAEVTARSIEQLHKVAELILHGQDLEKAASEQASILVRLTLAMCKEVDCLARKFCDTLLSMGCHRKAEELNPLVDSVTLEGSNSTTYIHNAFQLLLPILQISHIQISRTKQHPDTVSTD, translated from the exons ATGTCACAGACCAATGCTGGGGAGGATGCCTCCTCTATCTCTGACTTTGTATTATCCGAAGACATGGGCCCACCCAAAGACAAGACTTCTTCAGAGCAGGATATTCCTTCTTGTGTAGATGACACAGCTCCTCCCATAAATCCAAAACCTTCACTGGCTGGAGATGAACCACAAGAGACTGATTACCATGATGAGGGCAACTCCGCTAGTATGCCACTATATCCTCAGGATGACCAGCCAGGCACTGAGGCTGAGGGTCAGGTAGCTGAATGCAGAGAGTCTGTGAACTTGGAACCTGATGGATCAGAGGAACCTGAG CCATCCGTGGACACTGCAGGCAAAAGTTGGGGAggctggggtgtgtgggggaagTCCCTTCTGACTAGTGCTACCTCCACTGTTG GCCAGAGCCTGAGTTCAGTGCGAGAGAAAGCGGGTGTGGCCCTGCGCCTGCCACAGGCTTCTTTGTGTGAAGAGGCCGAGGAGGCCGCAGGGTCCTGTGCTGAAGGCAGCAGACCAGAGGAGCTCACTCCACCCTCCACCTTGGCCTCTCTGCCGGCCAAAGGCGTGTTCTCCACCATCACCAGCGCTGTGCAGAACACT GGCAAGTCTGTGATTTCTGGTGGCCTGGATGCTTTGGAATTCATTGGGAAGAAAACCATGACCGTCTTAGCAGAGAGCGACCCGGGCTTTAAGAAGACCAAGACCCTGATGCAGAAGACTGTGTCATTGTCTCAG ATGCTGAAGGAGGCAAAGGAGCGAGAACGGGAAAGATTAGGCAATCAGTTGGTGTCTGAACCAACAGCCCACTATAGCATCCTGTTTGATGACTATCAGGGACTGTCTCACTTGGAAGCTCTAGAGATCCTGTCCAATGAGAGTGAGGCCAAG gtgcagGCTGTACTGTCCAACCTGGGAGAGGATGAGTTAGATAAACTGAAGACAGAACTGGTTGCTATAAAGGAGATCTTCATCAaaagagatgaagaggaagaggccCCAGCACTAGAGGAAAACG CTAATGGGGAAGAATTCGTCAGTGTTCTCACAGAGCTTCTCTTTGAGCTCCATGTAGCTGCCACACCAGATAAACTCAACAAG GCACGGGTCAGGGCACATGACTGGGTGAAGGAGGTGGAGCAGCCTGTTGCCATGGAGGCTGTTGAGGAAGCTGTTGTAGAAGAGAAAAGTGAGGAGTCCGCCCCCTCCACAGACTCAGGAGAGAATGTGGAAGAAGGAAGCGTTTCTAGCGAAGGAAagaatgaggagaggagagagacccaAGAGGATGCTTCTGACTGCGTGGAG CACGTGTACCTGTCCTCAGTGGGTAGCTTGGCTGAAGTGACAGCACGCAGCATAGAGCAACTTCATAAGGTGGCAGAATTAATCCTCCATGGACAAGACTTGGAGAAAGCAGCGAGTGAGCAAGCCTCCATACTTGTcag GTTGACATTGGCTATGTGTAAGGAGGTGGACTGCCTTGCCAGAAAGTTCTGTGATACTTTACTTAGTATGGGG TGTCACAGAAAAGCAGAAGAGTTGAACCCCCTTGTGGATAGTGTGACTCTGGAG GGTTCAAACAGCACCACCTACATCCACAATGCCTTCCAGCTGCTGCTGCCAATCCTGCAGATATCACACATCCAAATCAGCAGGACCAAACAGCATCCAGATACAGTCAGCACAGACTAG
- the LOC121713281 gene encoding uncharacterized protein LOC121713281 isoform X1, with the protein MTCAALTKLLVVILVAFILCLPEFFSPRGLKISFCCESFKPCADHSDGGCEMSVGTWVKDQPCSGETNTTEQNISYWLCETQTDLTNLFGNGSVVDPLEVSLLVQIDSPSARNVTNHYHLKNASSLISSETHQGLFHCCMSPNETQNLLQNSTPTPHHCLLHVQRRNQTETFYFPHQMKGNGQCLSQRVWLALVLVVISITVVTVVYQTLCRTLLLKRRVERLPDSADQPCRRLTIRRSTSCADIPDLALPPRGSAGDVFSEVSPQEEAEDNIWPSLLPNETLLKVYRCRKGLSPIREVENHEVSGEVQECGGSLLLNQDFSHSQWGPLSQLHHRGHPPPLSLMSVTREDEEDWYN; encoded by the exons ATGACATGTGCCGCACTTACCAAACTCCTCGTGGTCATTCTCGTGGCATTCATCCTGTGCCTGCCAGAGTTCTTCTCTCCCCGAG GGTTAAAGATATCCTTCTGCTGTGAGAGCTTCAAGCCTTGCGCAGACCACTCTGATGGTGGGTGTGAGATGTCAGTGGGCACGTGGGTGAAGGACCAACCCTGCAGTGGAGAGACAAATACCACAGAGCAGAACATCTCATACTGGCTGTGTGAAACACAGACCGACCTAACAAATCTCTTTGGAAATGGCTCTGTTGTAG ACCCACTGGAAGTGTCTCTCTTGGTCCAGATTGACAGTCCCTCAGCACGTAATGTGACCAACCATTATCATTTGAAAAATGCCAGTTCTCTTATAAGCTCAGAAACCCATCAGGGGCTCTTCCACTGCTGTATGAGCCCCAATGAAACCCAGAACCTCCTACAGAATAGCACTCCTACTCCACATCACTGTCTCCTACATGTTCAACGAAGAAATCAGACAGAAACCTTTTACTTCCCTCATCAAATGAAAG GAAATGGACAATGTCTGAGCCAGCGTGTGTGGCTTGCTCTTGTCCTTGTTGTGATATCTATAACGGTGGTGACTGTTGTTTATCAGACTCTCTGCAGGACACTGCTTCTGAAGA GGAGAGTTGAGCGTCTTCCTGACAGTGCAGACCAACCTTGTCGTCGACTCACCATCAGAAGAAGTACAT CATGTGCTGACATACCAGATCTGGCATTACCACCCAGAGGCTCCGCAG GAGATGTGTTCTCTGAAGTCTCACCCCAGGAGGAAGCAGAAGATAACATCTGGCCTTCCCTCCTTCCTAATG AGACACTTCTTAAAGTCTACAGGTGTAGGAAAG GACTCTCACCTATTCGTGAAGTTGAAAATCATGAAGTCAGTGGCGAGGTACAAG AATGTGGGGGCTCACTGCTGCTGAACCAagacttcagtcacagtcagtGGGGACCACTGT CTCAGCTGCACCACCGTGGACACCCACCACCCCTCAGTTTGATGTCTGTCACacgagaggatgaggaggactgGTATAACTGA